Genomic segment of Thermococcus sp. 21S7:
GCACGTTTACTGACCAAAGACAAAGAAATCATAATTATTGAGCCTTCAGATTTAAAGAATAGCAAAGAACATGGTGTCAGATATCATTTCTACGCGTTCGACTTTGTGAAAATAAAAAATATGCGACTAGGTTCGTATTTCCTGTTTCTAAACCCATTCTATTACTATGCACTCTTTAGAGCCCTAAAAAAGCATTCTCCATCTATGATATTGATAAGCCAGCCGTGGGGAGTTTTTTCTACGTACTTAGTTGTAAGAAAAATTTTTGGAAGTACCTCATTTATTGTGCATGACTCTCACAATGTCGAAAGTGAATACGCAAAGATCATAGTAAAAGATAAAAATATCCCATGGATCATAAGACTGTTTTATCTTGTGACTATAAACTTTATTGAAAAATTATCTGTATACTATGCCGATTATACACTGGCAATAAGCTATGATAACAAAAAAACATTTATTAACAAATATAAAGTAATCCCAGAGAAAATAATTGTTGCTCCCCCACTAATCACAGTCAACAGACTTTCCAAAAATGAAAGGGCCAATAAAGGAAATAATCAAATCTGGGCAGTCTTTCATGGCATCTACAGAACTGTTCAAAACAAGGAGGCAATTGTCATTATAAAAAATAAGCTTGCAAAAGAATTTAAAAAATATAAAAACTTCAGGTTTATAATCTTTGGAAAAGGAGTTCCTAAGATTAACGATGATATTGTACTCTCTCTTGGGTTTGTTGAAAATATATATGAGCTTCTTGAGAAATGTGACATTGCAGTTATCCCACTAAAAAGTGGAGAAGGTGTTAAGCTTAAGATGTTAGATTACATGACTGTAGGGTTACCAATAGTAACAACCAAAAAAGGCGCTGAAGGATTGGAACTGGTAAACGGTAAGCATGCAATAATAGTCGATGATGTAAATGAAAACTTCGTGAGGGCGATTAAATATCTAATTGAAAATCCAAAAATTAGACGAAAACTTGGACACAACACAAAGGAACTAGCTAAGAAAAAACACACGAGAATAGAGCTTAATGGACAATATATCAGAGGGAATCTC
This window contains:
- a CDS encoding glycosyltransferase family 4 protein, encoding MDREKLLIISPHTKVKLKDMPTEGVESRISTLARLLTKDKEIIIIEPSDLKNSKEHGVRYHFYAFDFVKIKNMRLGSYFLFLNPFYYYALFRALKKHSPSMILISQPWGVFSTYLVVRKIFGSTSFIVHDSHNVESEYAKIIVKDKNIPWIIRLFYLVTINFIEKLSVYYADYTLAISYDNKKTFINKYKVIPEKIIVAPPLITVNRLSKNERANKGNNQIWAVFHGIYRTVQNKEAIVIIKNKLAKEFKKYKNFRFIIFGKGVPKINDDIVLSLGFVENIYELLEKCDIAVIPLKSGEGVKLKMLDYMTVGLPIVTTKKGAEGLELVNGKHAIIVDDVNENFVRAIKYLIENPKIRRKLGHNTKELAKKKHTRIELNGQYIRGNLT